In Ruegeria sp. YS9, the genomic window GGCATCCTTGAAGATGTTCTCGTAATCCAGAACGTAATGTGGAAATCCACGCTCTTCCGCCACGCGGCGCGCATCATGAATATCGATTCCAGCGCAACAGGCACCTTTCTTGGCCAACGCCGCGCCGTGGTCATAAAGCTGCAACGTCACACCGACCACATCATAGCCCTGATCGGCCAGATAGGCCGCGACAACGGAACTGTCGACGCCTCCCGACATCGCCACAACGACCCGCGTTTCCGAGGGCGGTTTGGCAAAGCCAAGCGAGTTCAGCGGGGTCTCGGTATCGAGGGCCATTGCAGATTCCAGTCCGGGTTAAGAAAGACCGGCAGAATATATGAAAATTCTACACACTCTCAAGGGGCGGTTTCACGCGACTTTAAGTAGGCTGAGGTCAGCTTTGGTGCAGCAAGAAGGGTAAAGCGATGTATTTGCACAAAGTTGAAGGGCCAAGGTCTGTTGCTCTGCCGGATGGATCCATTTTGACGCATGCGGATTTACCGCCGGCGAACACAAGGCGATGGGTGGCGTCACGCAAAATTCTTGTCGTGCGCGGCGTGCTTTACGGGCTGATCAGCCTGTCTGACGCAAAAAAGAAATACGGCCTGAGCGACGAAGAATTCAACGGTTGGGTTTCCTTGGTCGCGGAACACGGCGTCGAGGCGTTGAAAGCGACGGCGCTAAAAAAGTATCGACAACCTAAAGGAGAGCGTGAATAAATGATTCAACGGTAACGTCAGATTAACCATTCTTGGTCAGGTTTAATTTCAATTGGAATTATTGACCCGAATTGGAGCAGTGAAAAATGCGCATACTTCTAGTCGAGGATGATCCGACCACGTCCAAAAGCATCGAATTGATGCTGACGCATGCGAACCTGAACGTCTATGCGACGGATCTTGGCGAAGAAGGAATCGATCTGGCGAAACTCTATGACTACGACCTGATCTTGCTGGATCTGAACCTGCCGGACATGAACGGGCATGAGGTTCTGCGCCAGTTGCGGATCGCAAGGGTGGAAACGCCGATTCTGATTCTGTCCGGCGCTGATGATACTGAAAGCAAGATCAAAGGCTTTGGATTTGGTGCGGATGATTATCTGACCAAGCCCTTCCATCGCGAAGAATTGGTGGCGCGCATCCATGCCATTATCCGCCGTTCCAAAGGGCATTCGCAGTCGATTATTCATACAGGGCGTATTGCGGTGAACCTTGATGCAAAAACCGTGGAAGTGGATGGCAAGACCGTTCATTTGACCGGCAAGGAATACCAGATGCTCGAGCTGCTCAGCCTGCGCAAGGGGACGACTCTGACCAAGGAAATGTTTCTGAATCACCTCTATGGCGGCATGGATGAACCCGAGCTGAAAATTATCGATGTGTTCATCTGCAAACTGCGCAAAAAGCTCAGCAATGCGACCGGCGGTGAGAACTATATCGAAACCGTCTGGGGCCGTGGCTATGTGCTGCGAGATCCGCAAAGCAACACGCTGGACGAAACACGGATGGCAGTCGGTCTCTGATTTGAAACACCAGTGCCGCCGGTGGTCCAGGGCGGCACATTGCACTCACGGCTCAGCACGTCTGGACCTGGCCATGGCCTCGCCCTATCACTGAGGTCCAAGTACGCGTGACAGGGCGAGGCCATGAGTAAACCGATTTCCATATCCGAGCTGACAGAAGATGAGGCACGTGCCGAACTTGCACGTCTGGCCGAACTATTGTCGAAAGCGAACACGCTGTATCACACGGCTGACGCGCCTGACATGTCGGATGCCGACTATGATGCTCTCAAACGGCGCAATGCCGAGATAGAAGCGCGCTTCCCTCACCTCAAGCGTCCCGACAGCCCGACGGATCAAGTGGGTGCAAAGCCTGCTGATGGTTTTTCGAAAGTCACGCACGCCGTGCGCATGATGTCGCTGGGCAACGCTTTCGATGATGAGGACGTGGCAGATTTCGACAGATCGATCCGGAAATACCTGGGCCTTGGCTCTGGGGAAAGCCTTGCCTACACGGCCGAACCCAAGATTGATGGCCTGTCCCTGTCATTGCGGTATGAAAACGGTCAGCTTGTTCAGGCTGCGACGCGTGGAGATGGTGAAGTCGGTGAAAATGTAACGGCCAATGCCCGCACGGTATCCGATATCCCGCAACACCTGCAAAACGCGCCCGAGGTTCTGGAAGTCAGGGGTGAGGTTTACATGTCTCATGCGGATTTCGAGGCGTTGAACGCGCGGCAGGCCGAGCGAGGCGGCAAACCCTTTGCCAATCCAAGAAACGCGGCGGCGGGGTCTTTGCGGCAACTGGATCCGGAAATCACGCGCTCGCGCCCGCTGCGTTTCTTTGCTTACGCCTGGGGAGAGGTTTCGGAACCATTGTCCGACTCGCAGATGGGGGCGATCGAGCGGCTTAAATCACTTGGTTTTTCGACGAATCCG contains:
- a CDS encoding DUF1153 domain-containing protein, producing MYLHKVEGPRSVALPDGSILTHADLPPANTRRWVASRKILVVRGVLYGLISLSDAKKKYGLSDEEFNGWVSLVAEHGVEALKATALKKYRQPKGERE
- the ctrA gene encoding response regulator transcription factor CtrA — protein: MRILLVEDDPTTSKSIELMLTHANLNVYATDLGEEGIDLAKLYDYDLILLDLNLPDMNGHEVLRQLRIARVETPILILSGADDTESKIKGFGFGADDYLTKPFHREELVARIHAIIRRSKGHSQSIIHTGRIAVNLDAKTVEVDGKTVHLTGKEYQMLELLSLRKGTTLTKEMFLNHLYGGMDEPELKIIDVFICKLRKKLSNATGGENYIETVWGRGYVLRDPQSNTLDETRMAVGL